One Camelus ferus isolate YT-003-E chromosome 31, BCGSAC_Cfer_1.0, whole genome shotgun sequence genomic window, AGTTTCATTAGTTATAACAAATGGACCACTCTGGTGGGGATGGTGTTAATATGGAGGATTATGCATGTGGGGGATGGGGGTACATGGAAAaatctgtaccttcctctcaattttgctgtgaacgtaaaactgctcaaaaaaaaaaaaaaatccaggtcaACATCCAAGTGAGCTTGGAAGGCCTGTGACCAAATGGCCCAATGGCACAGCTGGCTGCCAGctcacagcccccctcccccggcagTTCTCAGCCTCCTTCAGGGTCTCTCTGGGACGTCCTCACCACTAACACTGTGACTACTGATGGGTAGCTTCCGGTTTCCTTGGAAGGGTTGTCTACttggcaaacattttttgagcacttttcATGCCAACACggtgctaggcactgggaatcCCCCCGTGAGCAAGACCGCGCTTCTGCTGGAGTTGAGgggacagatgaggaagcagactGTGTGGTTCATTGGGATGCTCATGGCTCAGAAGTTCGCGACTCTCTCACAGAAGCATTGCTGTGCTAGCTGCGGCCAGGTTTGATTCTATATTGTCTTGACTGCACcacttaaattattttccttcagttgAAGTGTTCTTTTTCATGGTATAATCTTAGGGgattacaaagaagaaaagctcTGGAAAAAGTAAATCACAAAGGCCACTTGTATTTAATTCTAATTTGTGTTGGAAGCACAGCATAATCTTATTGCCATTATTTTGAACATATTTCAGTGTTTTCATCATGAAATTATACTCTTTCCCTTAATTATGTGACTGTGTATTTCTTTCAAGTTTGCTGAGTTTAAAagtgtgattttcttttcaagggcaattatttttaaaccatagaGGACTTTCTGCCTGGCTTATCTGTTTTTAAGTGATGATAATGTtatataatttcagaaaaatttcctGGACTGGATCACTGTCAGCTTATTCTTAGCAATAGAAAGTGTTCTAAACAGAGAGCAAAGCTTTTCACTTGACAATTTTTCAAAGGGGCTTAAAATGATAACAGGACATTTATTTATAGCACTCTTAAGTAACAGGTGATTAATTTTAGAAGCTTTCATTCAAGGACATTTTGATAGAGGAGGGGTTGGAGCAAAACCCTAGACTCCAGATGGCAGATCCAGCCATCTCAGCAAAGGGTACAGAAAACATCCTCAGAGAagacacttgatttttttccGGTGTTGCTGCGGTCGGCTTTGGCCATTTGAATATGGGATGGTGTTGAATCAAAGAGATTGAAAGCAGAGGTGTGAATACTGGTGGGACCCGATTCTTACATTCTTGGGTGAGCAGTAGGGGGGACGACCTGGGGTAACAGCAAGCCTCCCACACATGCtcaccctccctccaggccctgctggcccctccccacTCATCCCCCGTTACCTCTGGCTTCTGAAATATCGGAAGTTCCCTGAACACTTGATGCTGACAAGACTGTGAGTCCCTCTGAAATGCCCTCTCTTTCCAATCCCACTATTAAATGTTGTTTCCCCTTTTCAATCGATGTTGGAGCCCCGTCTCCTGCTCCAGTATGAACCGGTTGCTCCCTAGGTCTGCGGCATAGCTGTGCTCTGAAACCTTTGTTTAACTGTTGTTCTTGAGAAGCCctatcttctctttatttttctgactttgatTTAATGGTAGATTTGTGTGCAGTTGGAAGAAATAGTACAGAGAGATTCCACATACCCTTTACATGTTTCCCCCAGTAAAACCAACCTGCAGAACTACGCATAGGACAATAGCACAACCAGGACATTTACATCGATACGgtcaaaatacagaacatttctgtcaccacGAGCACACCTCATGCTGTCCTTTTAATGCTGCATCCACTTCCCTGCACCTCCAAACCCTCCTTAGTCCCTGGCAACCTCTAACCTGTCCTCCctctctataattttgtctttttgagaatgttatgtaaatggaatcacacagagTGGGACCTGGGGGGTTGGCTTGTTTCACACGGCGTAAGTCTCTGACACATGCATGAGGTTGCACGTATCAATGGTTTGCTTCTTGTCACAGCTGAGTGGCATTGCACGGTATTGACGCACCACCGTTTATTTAATCATCCGCATCTTGAAGgacatttgtttccagtttttgctatAAACACTCCTGCACGGATTGTTGTGTAAACACAAACGTTcctttctctggaataaatgcctAAGAGTGGCATTCGCTGGGCTATCCAGCAAGAGCACGTTCAGTTTCTAAAGAAACGgcaaaactgttttccagagcgaTTACACTATTTTAAATTCCCACCGGCCCTGTATCAGGGACCCAGTCTCTCTGCATGCTTGTCAGCGTTTCGTGTAGGAACCATTTTTTCATTCTGGCCGTTCTGAGCTGTGCGGGGTGAGAGGCCCTCATGGTTCGCATTTGCATTTGCTGGGGGGGCccatgatgctgaacatcttttcatgttcttattttgCTCCCTGTTTGTCCTCTTGGGTGAAATGTCTGTCCATGCCTTTTGCCCATATTTGAATTggacagtttgttttctactgcTGAGTTTAAGAGTTcgttctgtgttctgtgttcctttATTGGCTGTCATCTCCCAGTCGGCAGCTTGTCTTTTCACCCCTTTAAAGCGCTCTTTCACGCAGGAAAAGTTCGTAATTTTGGTAAAGCCCAGCGgttcagtttttcctttgtggATCACCCTTTTGATGTCGCTCTATGTCCCAAAGACtttgtttcttctaagtttttcaaaatatagtttttacatttaagggcatgatccattttgagttaagttttaattgaatttattttaagagtgaataattttcaatttaaaagaaaagattctctACTCAggtttttagctttattttaccTTATCCTATGTTTATTAATAAATTGAATCCACAGATAGTAGCAAAACTCTGTTCTGTCTATTATGGGTCATGTCTTGAGTATTAGGTTGCAAGACTCTGGTTCTCATATAAATCTTCTGTTAACAAGTCTCTTATGAAaatggagtggagggaggggaataCCATCTCCTTTCCATTGGATTGGTGGGCAGTCTAGACACCTCCCCACCGACTCAGGTCAGTGATACACCAAGGGGAGGCGCAGGAGGGCCAGGGGCAGTTGGGTGGGAGCCCAGGCTCAGAAGGGGGCAGAGGATGGCTTATTACTACAAAGTGGTAGTTAAAGCCCTGGCTTGCCACTCAGCCTCCCCTGACACCACCACcgtgggcaggggaaggaggaaggcggGGCTGTGCACTCAACCTTGGTTGCTGGGGTAGAGGGCGATGTGTGTCTTGCTGCAATAGAATATTTGTTGTTAAAACGTTTCTGCCTTGCTAGGTTGCCCCCTTTCTTAATTCAAAGAGAGGCAGGCTTTCTTGGTTTGAattgttttgttagtttttgtcTGTGCCCGTTGACATTTCTGGGTTGCAGGTTTCTCTAGCATCCAGTCTGGGATTacaagaggcaaaaagaaaacccaatgaATTtgctgctgtgtcattccttaaGTATTAGGACATTTGCTTCCAGTCTTCTCTTCACCCTTCAGAGCCTTTATTTTCGTTTTACCGTATAATGTCTAGTGCTTTTAGTTGTGCTTAGTGAGAGGGGTCAAGAGAAATATGTCTACTCCATCTTGTCCAGAGACATAAGTCCtaattctctcttttgttttgtaATGTATTAAGTTGTCCAGAATATGGAGAAGACACAGGGTTCATGTGATATTGATTCTGCCTGTCTGTGGTCCTCACAATATTCATCCATGTGCGGGACTCCTTCTAAACCTGGCGCCATTGCTGCCAGAGTCCAGTCTTTACCTCCCAGCCTCTTCATCACTCTACAGAACGTTTAACATCTGTAAGTTAATCCACTGCTCAGCCGATGAGTAGGACCAAGTGGGCTCATCAGATTGAACCCTCTCAAGATGAATCCTTCCCATCCGTAGAGCCAGAGGAAGCTAAtctatgagggtttttttttttcctagtaccaatcaaaaaatgtttttctttttaaattttttgtgttcattttattaaagagAAGCTAAGCTACGAGACTTTGGCTCAGTGAACCCCCCATGCATTACCCAGTATATTACTGTTGTCTACCAACCGCCTGCCCAGGAGATTGCCGGCTCCTTTAGGCAAGAAACCGTGTCTCATCAATGGTTGGCTCCCCAGGGCTTAACACACTCAACAAAGGTAGCTACATTAATGAAGTAAACTAATTGCTTGTATGGGTCTCAaatctttcttgcctttttgttttttaagaagtgGGAAAAGTCTTGGGACCCTAGTTCGAGAAGACCAGAAATATTTGCACAGGGTTGCTGCATACTGACTCCGGGCAGGCGTCGATAATCCAAGGACCTGACAGTAAGTATTCCTGAATCCACGTCCCCATTCCTCTTTCTGAGCTTGATTCCCACACATTTTCCAAACTCTTACTGTCTTTTCCCAGTGGAGAAGGATACCTGTGCATTGGCCGCCCTGAGGCAGGGTAGAGACCTgtaagatggggggggggggctatcCGTAGTTACCTGGCAAGCATCGTAGCTCTCATTCTTGTATCCAGCACACAGCATATTTTTGGTAAGTTTTGGAAATTCTTTTGAACACTTCTCCCAATCCATGATGATCATTGGCACTTTCATCAGCTCAGTTTCCATAGGCTGTTTGGCACCTGACCCACGGAGAAAGCACAGTAGAAAGTCACTGGACAGCAGTCCCCATGCCGGCAACACAACTGAGCATGTCCTAGACCATCCTGCCAGCCCCGCATCCCCCCAGCCACCTGTCCACCTTTCTTCACATCCTCGCAGAACCTCACCCTCCACTCCCTTCCAGGAATCCCTTGCAGTTTACTCACTCTGTCACCACAGGCTCATCCAAATAAGTCCCCACCTCCTTGAAGTATCTCTCTAGTTCAAAACCACATTCCTGCCTCCAAGAAGACTTGACTTCCAGCTTGAGCCCAGCAGCCCTACAGACCTGACTTCTTGGAACTGGCTAGTGATCATTTCTCAGCATAATCCTGCCGCCTCCGCATATTCGcctctttctactttttattacGTGTTTCTCTAAAGCAGGGCTGCTGAAAATGGGTTTGCAGTCCCAATGAGAAAGCTTTCTCATCCTCCAGATAAAGGTAAGTGGGCCGAGAGTCTTCACAGTGGATTGccgagacccccccccccccccgccggaCTGCCAGCTTCCGGAATTTGCCTGGACTTCTCTCCATCTCATTAACTCTGACCACACAGAGATTTCCAGAGTCTCCTCCTTACTGAGTATTTTTAATCTTGTAGGCACCCATCTACCTCCTCCTCAATTCTAAATTTTGAGTTGTGCCTGGAGCCCTGAGTCAGTGTCTTACCAGTTGCCCCCCATCCTTCAGACCCCAGCTCACTGCAGAGCATCTCTGAGGATGGAGTCCTGTTCAGACCTGAGATAGTGCTGTACTGttcccatccctcccccatcTGTCTGCACTTGGTTTTGTTGAGTTTCTTTGGGGACAGTCCAGTGGGGCTTTCATAATCCCTTTATGCCCTGGTACGGTTCCTCCTACTTTGGCCAAGTCACAGTGTGACAGCAAGTGATGAGTAATGCCAGATTCATTTCTAAGAAGGGGTGGGCAGCCCTCCAGGCCCACTGAAAGTCCAGGCCAGGGCAGGCGTCTTGAATGCCTGTCGGGACCAGGTGGGAAGCATCAATGGGTGAATCAGGGAGATatgagagagcagagcagagaaccCCTGGCCAACTGGAGGGTTTAAACTCAATTAAACAATCAAGCCTGCTCTGTGCTGGTGGGACATGACCACACCCAGGGCCTGGTTCACACCTGGCATCTCAGCTCGGGGCCTTGGGAGGAGGTTTCCTTGGCGCTTGGAAGAGGCTGAGATTAAGCCTCTGTGAGTTTCTGGTGTGCGGGGATTTGTTCCATGGCAAGCCGTCTCCCCTACTCCCCTCTTtcaccttctcctttctcctttaggTTTACTGGCCCATCCTCAGACACTGTGAAGGGGCCCTTCCCCGATCTGCTCCTGGGAGCTGCTGAGCAGTCACGTACCAGCTTTGACCTGCCCCCATCCTGACACCCAGCACTTGTGCCAtgtggaggggctgggctgcGGGGGCAGGCAGATCGGTTCTTTCAGGCCGTTGAACATGATGGGTGAGTCCAACAGCAGCAAGGAGAGATCATTGTCCATGTTGAGTTTTTTAAAGTCCTTGTGAATAATCACGGCTGTGACCCCCTTTACTTCCAGAGATGGGCCGGTTAAGCTATTGGTTCCCAGCACAATGTTTAGTTCTGAGGGGCTGGTGGCGtagaaccagagagagagagataggaggGAAACGAAAGTCACAAGGCACACGGAATTTGCCGTGCCCAAGAAACTTAAACCCCACACAGTTCTAGGGTCCTTTGGGGCTTGTCCGTGACTGGGAACCAGTAAATGCTCTATTTCACACCAGTCCCCTGGAGCACAGAGAAAACTCTACAGGAGCAGGGAAGTAAGGTGTCAGACGGCCCAGACGTCCAGAATTAGGAGGATTTCTTCCCAGAAGGACTTGAATGTCCTAGGAGAGCTGGACACACCAAGCCCTTTGGCTCCAGCAAGCCAGAGATGTTCCTGGAGGGGACAGTGTGTAACGTCTGGGAAGCCGTGGTTATGGTCCTGGGTGACAACAGGATGGGCACAGCCTTGGGTTCAtagcctccccatccccagggccGGAGGGGACGGGTGGAGCCCTTCGTGCCTGATCCATGACCGATCAGCCCTAGGGTCCCCTCAACAGTCAGGTCTGGCTGCTTGTAGGGGTGCCCCGGGGCGCCCACTGTCGGAAGTAACGGGGGTGGGCTCTGGGTACTTACGGTATCTCCTCCGAGAAAAAGCAGTGAGCCGCCGAGACAATCCACCACTCACTGATGATCGTGCCACCACAGAAATGTTGATTTCTTGCCTGAATACTCACCTGCCATGGAAACTCACCGACTTTAGCCTCCACCCCGTCTATGATTCTGGAATACTGAGCTCCTCTCTCAAAATTGGGCCTTTCACCGCATTCTGGtagaatggaagagaaaggaagggaaaagatgcGACAATTCATCAATATCCACAGAAGGCCTGTAAGTAGCTATCATTATACCCATTCtagagatgaggagactgaggccagaCCAGTGAAACACCCTTAGGAACGTGAGTAAACCAACATACACTTCATATTTGTGGCACAGAGCCGGGGAAGTAGGTCAGAAGTGTTAGCTCTGTCTCCCTTCCAGACagacaagtcacttcacttcactaagtttgtttcttttttcatccaagggaaatcagaggaaaatacTTGTCCAGGACCAACCCCAGAGTGGCCGGAAGAAGAATGCCCCTTCACAAAAGATGGCCACATCCTAATGGATCACACCCTGGAACTTGTAAATATATGACCTTACAAGGTAAAGGGGACTTTGGAGATGGAATTAAGTTTCATCAGTTAACCTTAaaatggggagattattctgggtAATCTGAGTGGACCCAGTGTAATCACATGGGTCCTTAAAAGTGGTAGAAGGGTGCAGGAGAAGAGAGGTGTAGCTATAGAAGAAAGCCACGGAGAGATGCAGTGTTGccagctttgaagatggaggaagggaccacAAGGTATGTGGAAgacctctagaaactggaaaaggcaccAGACTCTCTCCAAGAGCCCCTAATAGGAacacagtcctgctgacaccctgacctTAGCCCAGCGAGACAGACCCACGTTGGCTTTCTATCCTGCAGAACCGTAAGATAAGAAGTTGGTATTGTTGAAGCCACCAAGTGTGTGGTAGCCTGTTACAGCAGCACAGGACACCAATACACACGAGAAACCGGAAGGGTGGCCCCGAGACGGCCTGagcctcccaggagccctgagcTATTCTAGGTGAGAACACTCTGTTCCAGGCGGAGCAGCTCCGTTTCCTCGGAGGCTGAGAGTAAAGGCTGCAGCCGCCTAGGCAGAGAAGAGGAACTTGCCTTCTGGACAGAGTCCAGATCCAGCCCCTCGCCCCCAGGAGGAGGAGACCCTCTTGGTATGTTCTGACTTGAATCTCATCTTGTGTCTGGAACTAGGAATAAGTCTGACTGTCGGGAGCCTAAGACCCCTTTCACTCTCTCGATGCTACTTTTCCACCCGTCCACTCAACAGAGGTTTTGAGGACTTCATCGTATGGGTTGGAGGGACACACTGGTGGTcatctgtggtttaaaaaaactgCAGTGAAAGTGTGTCGCTATGTTTCAGTAGCCCTCAGCCGTCAGTAGCAGGTAGAGGCTCCTTCCAGGACTTTTGGGTCTGCCCTTCCTCTTTATTTACCAAACTCACACACAGTGTTTACACGTGTTGGGCACCATTTTAGGCTCTGGGGTCCCCCAGCCCGAGTCTGAATCTTGGCTCTGTTGCTTACTTGCTGAGCAATTTACTTACCCTCTCTTCCTTCATTCCCAGAATGGACATAAGCTAACACCCACGCCATAAAACAGATGCACAGTGTGAACGAGACCGTGGGTGTTGAAGCGCCccacacagtgcttggcacagagaaaGCCCTCCAGCCACGTTAGCCGTCAGGATTTCTCATATCCTCTTGTGCCAAAGGCCCCCTTTCCTTGGTCTTGAGAACAGCCCACATCACCAGCGTGGAACTGCGCGGACTTACAAATTAACGCTAGAGCATGAAGCCCTACGCACtgatggaggcagggctgaaatgATGAGAAGGGCTTCGAGCCTCCATCAGTTGTACTTAGACCCGCGCTTAGAGAGAACTCGGCCAATTCTTTGCCCATAACACGCCAACCACCCAGTTCACACGGTGCGGCCAAGCCCAGGCCAGAATGAAGGAGGCTGGGGACACAGGCCGTGTGCAGAGAGGGAATCACACCCGTGCCAATCGCAGCCCTACCGtttccctgctgtgtgactgGATCGACCTGCAACCCCGGGGAGGCTCAGAGCTCCTCGCCCGAGCGTGGGGCCAAGGGTGGAGAGCCCGCCGTGGTAGGGTGGGCATTAAACGTGGGAAAGTACTTGACACAAACGACTTCCTTCCGATGTCAGCCACCCTCTTAAGAGAGAAACAGCCTGTCAGAGGAGTTGCCTGTGGAGCAGGGCAGGCCTGGCCCTCCGCCCGCAGGCACAGCACACGGAGCCCGCGCTCAGCTAGGCCTCTGCTCTGCGTCCGCCGCTCCAGGAGCCCTGCCGGGGCCCAGGGCCCACACTCGTCTGCCTCTGAGTTCAAGGACTGATGCTCAGCTCATCTGGGGCATGGGCTTCTGGGCCCTCCGTCACCCATTGGGGATAAAGTCTCAGACTTCAAAACTGAACTGTAAGGTCAGATAGGCTgacctgggggctggggaagaagAGGACAGGGTGTGTGGGAAACAGGAAGCTACTGCTCTTGTGAGCCGGCCTCTTAGTGGCCAATGAGCTCATTCCTGAGCTCCTCCACCCATCACTTCTCTCCCTTTGCCCTAACGCCCATCACAGACTGGCTGCAAGGGAGTGAGCTGGGCCGCGGCCAGGCCCAGGCCCGCCTCGGGGGGCTGCTCTGGCCTTGGGGAGGCGTCCACGTACCGAGATGTGCGACCCGGTACTGGGACAAGAGTAGCAGAAGTGACCAGAGGAGCATGGTCCTTGGCGTGGCTGTTGGCCTGGGAGGTGGCGGAGGCCAGGGCTGAGGGCAGTGACGCAGACGAGGCCTCCCTCTCACAGCCAGACCCGCCGGCGACGTCACAATGGGCAGAACTTGGCAGAGTCACGCAGGCTTCTCTCTGGTCATTGTGCTTCTAAGATGGTGCACAGCGGGCCTGATGCTCAAGGCCCTCTTGTCTGCGCTGCCCTTCCACTGGCCTGGGCACGGCCCGCCCTTCACGAGTCCTCAGTGGGCGCCTAGCCTGTGGCCCCGCCACACCCAGTGTGTTTTAAGGCTCAGGAGCCTGTCCTGTTGGGGCTTCTCTGTGAACGTGCACACGAGGCCTGGGCAAGGGGTCGGGGCTGGACCCTCAAGGATGGGGCGATGCTCCAGGAGGCCCTGACGCCCTGCGGTCCAGGTGTCCACACGGCTCTCTGCTCAGCCCTCTGATCTGGGGCGGCCAGCAGGGACCTCACAAGCTGGGTTCGCTGgctctgacctcccctcccctcacactCAGCCCCGCAGGTGACAgtccctgctcctgcctcttCATGGCCCCCAAATCTCCAGATAGGCCCCTGTCCATTTCTACAGATGGACAGATCAGACCCAGAGATGGACGTGCCCAGCTTCCCCTGACTCGGCCATGGGATCTGGCCTCACTATTTCGTTTTCACACTTTCGGGGCCT contains:
- the PRSS55 gene encoding LOW QUALITY PROTEIN: serine protease 55 (The sequence of the model RefSeq protein was modified relative to this genomic sequence to represent the inferred CDS: substituted 1 base at 1 genomic stop codon), with translation MSSGIRSWSIFVLFQSRIAQPGPPAKADKVPAAASGGPSQMHGSVVLGDITEEKATSIERSGHLGPGSSCLRGPQSWRKILPIVTSPAGLAVRGRPRLRHCPQPWPPPPPIPECGERPNFERGAQYSRIIDGVEAKVGEFPWQVSIQARNQHFCGGTIISEWWIVSAAHCFFSEEIPPSELNIVLGTNSLTGPSLEVKGVTAVIIHKDFKKLNMDNDLSLLLLDSPIMFNGLKEPICLPPQPSPSTWHKCWVSGWGQVKAGAKQPMETELMKVPMIIMDWEKCSKEFPKLTKNMLCAGYKNESYDACQGDSGGPLACTTKSGNKWYLVGIISWGRSCGRKATPGMYTLVENYHPWIRKVTELEGRPFGARKIGASPKQKPGHSWALEFPEPGSPRFCLLLYFLSYMLFXAIFYG